Genomic window (Culex pipiens pallens isolate TS chromosome 3, TS_CPP_V2, whole genome shotgun sequence):
tggatgtctatggcacattttaaattgcttcaaaagacctttcgaatgcatctaagagagttggaattgatgaagttttacggaaatgcgagcaattttaagattttttaggtttttttgacCTTGTTTGGTTGCAGAGTAAAATTGACTCGCCACCCTGTCGTGTAGCATAAATTCTCTTGCTATAATTTGCGTACATACACGGCAGGGTGGTGGTAGTGGTAGACTTGATCGTCGCGATCACGCGCACAATTGCACCGTTTTTCTGCATTCCTCTTCACACTGCCTGGGCCAAATATCAGTTGAAATAAATCGTCGTCGCGGTCGGATCGCGTTGCGTGGAGaggttttgtttacctttcggACTTAGTAGAATAAAGTCTCGGTCGAAGGAATAAAATTGTAGTTTTTACCAAGAAAAGATCGTTTCTGTTGTTACCTGTGGAAGAAGAAAACTTACCTGCTACTTACCCGTTGACCGCCGTGAAAGCTGGTCCTCTCTGCTGTTCTGGAATTCGTTTGCCTGGAAAAGAAGAAAGTGTCGCCATCGTAGTTCTGCCTGCTGTGGGAGAAAAAATATTCTGCTGCCGCTGCTAGAAAACTGGAACGCTGAAAGGTACTTACCTGTGGGACCTGAAAAGAAATAAGGAAGGAAGCGGGACGGGAACAGGATCGGAAGGAGACGGAACACACAGAGGACGACACaacgcacaaacacacaacacacgacAAAAAACACAACGTAGAATAGACGTCCAACGAACAGGATAAAATCAGGTGAGCGCGGATTTCGAGGTTGGCCAATTCACGGGTCCGAACATTGGTGCCGTGACCAGGATTGGTACCTCGGGTGGCCCATCGAACGCCATCGCGATCATCTACGCGCTGAACGAGTTCGCCATCGCTGCTGCGGATAAAGTTCGCGGCCATCGCGATTGTTTTGGTTTGGCGCTCAGCAGTAGCAGAGTTCATCGACCTGAGAGGAAAGTTCAGCGACCCCGCGCGGGTGAAGAGGACATCCATTAATACGTGCACGGCCTGGTGGACAGGCTCACACGGTGAGTACACTTGTCCCCATTTTTTCCGTAACTGGTGTCCTCATTGCGCTGTTTTCAACTTTCTCGGTGCTGCTTTTCGcgacttctgctgctgctgaggtTCTGTTGGACAATTTGCTGGACGATCACGAGCTGTTTGGACCGACCGCTGGTTATTTCGGCGACGATTTGAGTACGGAAGGTACTTGTGCCGTACTGCTGGCCTGTTTGGCCATTGTTTACCCGTGCTACGGGTGTTGTTTGTTACCGGGGGCGCGTATTTAGTTACGGATCTTTGCAAGGCCTGTACAGCCAGGCTCACAGGGTGAGTACTCGGCTGGAATTTTCGTTGCTCGACGGTGTTtgcaatattttgcttttctcgGTGGACGACGCGCTGCTCTCGAGGGATTTTCGCTGTTCTTCGGCGACGTCATCGCTGCGGCTGTGCATCGGCCGGCGGAGAGTTTTGGAGAGTATCCTGTTGGGCGTTAAACATACAAGGCCTTGTTTAATAGGCTCACAGTTCAGTTGCCCTGCGTCACCATGCCGAAGAAGGTGTCGTACAAGCTGAAGATTCGCAACACCATCCTTGCGTCTCTCAACCGCGCCGACAAGTTCCTGCAGAACTTTGTGCTGGAAAAGCACGCCGATCAGGTGCAGTCGCGGCTCGATGCGGTCAACCAGGCCTGGGCGGAGTTCGAGGCGCTCCAGCTTGAGATCGAGACCATCGAGGAGGAGGACCTCAAGGAAGAGGATGATGCCACAGCCATGGAGGAGGAACATGAGCGAGTCCGAGAGCAGTTCGAGGGGTTGTACCACAAGGTAAGGGCAGGGTTGAAGTCGAGGTTGCCTTCTGGGGTTGCGTCTGGGTCTAGTGCATGCGTTGCGCGTGCCGGCATACAGTTGCCGAAGATCACTTTGCCGAAGTTTAGTGGGGAGTACGATGAGTGGTTGCCTTTCCACGACACTTTCAAGTCCCTCATCCACGAAAACGTTGATTTGACCGCGATTCAGAAGTTCCACTACTTGCGAGACTGTCTTATCGGTGAGGCCAAGAAGATGATCAACTCGAGTGAGTTCAGCGCGAAGAGCTACCAGGTGGTCTGGGACTTGTTGGTCAAGCGACATGCCAACAAGTATCTCCAGAAGAAGCGCTATGTCAACGGGTTGCTTCAGTTTCCGCGAGTGAAAGGGGTGTCGTCGAGTAGCATCCACGACGTGGTGGATCACTTCAGCCGTTGTACGCAGATTCTGGACCAGTTGGGCGAAGTGACCGGTGGCTGGGGCGTGATGCTGACGCAGTTGTTGGTGTCGAAGCTGGATGACGTGACGCAGAAGGAATGGGAGGCGTTGGCAGCCAAGAAGGAGGACCCGCAGTTCACCGACGTGATAGCGTTCCTGGAGGAGCGGACGAAGGTCTTGGATGCGGTCGCAGTTGATCAGCTGTTGGGCAGTCAGCGTGGTTCTCCCTCCGTATCTTCGGTTCCAGCAGCCCAGCCCAAGAAATCGTTCCCGAAGCTGACAGTGAACGCCGCTTCCGACTCTTCCTCTCCGAAGTGCAGAATGTGTAGCGGCCCACACTTGCTTTCGAGCTGTTCGGACTTCAAGAAGTTGTCGCTGGATGGTCGGAACAGGCTAGTTTTGTCGAAGAGGCTCTGCAGAAATTGTCTGTGGAGTGGCCATTTCGTGAGGGACTGCCATGTCAGGAGTCGCTGCTCCAGCTGCAGCGAGAAGCACAACACCTTGCTGCATCCTGTTGGTAGAACTGGTTCCGGTTCCACTCTGAGCACTGCGGTAACGGGAGATTCACAGGAGGGTGGTTCGCGTTCCTTGACGGCGCCGACAGCTCAACCGCAAGCGGTGACGAGTTCGGTGGCTACAATTTACGCTGCAAATGTGGCAGCGGAGTCGTGGAAGGTCCACGTGTTCCTGTCGACGGTGCTCGTGGCGGTGAAGGATTGCCATGGCCGGTTGCATACCGCAAGAGCGTTGCTCGATAGCGGGTCGCAGGCGAATCTAATCAGTGAGCGACTGTGTCAGATCTTGAGATTGCCGCGGAAGAAGGTGAGCGTGCCGATCTCCGGCGTCGGAAGTTCCCGTATGCAGGTTGATAGCTCGGTGTCGGCGATTGTCTCTTCGCGTGTCACCAACTACACAGTCCCGATGGAGTGTCTGGTGCTGAAGAAGGTGACGGAGGACCAGCCGTCGGCCACAATTCCGATCGACCAGTGGAACTTGCCCTCTGACATGGTGTTGGCGGATCCCGGATTCCACAAGCGGGCTCCAATCGATTTGCTGTTAGGGCTGGAGTTCTTCTACGAGTTCCTGTTGCTGAATGGTGGCCGGGTGCAGATCCAGCGGCCGGGAGAAGGTCTTCCGCTGTTCGTGAACACAGTTTTCGGTTGGATAGCTGCGGGAAAGACTGATCTGGGGAGTCTAAACCCCGTCCCGAGCTGCCACGTCTCCGTCAATGCGACTTTGGAGGAGAAGATCGAGCGTTTTTGGACGATTGAGGAGTTGCAGGAGGCACCGAAGCGGTCGCAAGAGGAACAGGACTGTGAGGAGCATTTTCAGGCCACGTTTTCACGCGACGTCACGGGTCGATACGTGGTGCGACTTCCGAAGCGCATGGGTTTCGAGAAGATGGTCGGCGAATCGCGAAATATGGCGGTGCGGCGGCTGATGCAGTTGGAGCGGAGACTGGGCAAGGACGAAAGCTTGCGAAAGCGGTACAACGAGGCGATTCAGGCGTACTTGGATCAGGACCACATGAAGGTTGTTTCGGAGGAGGAGCTGAAGGGCGACAAGCGGCTTGAATGCTACCTGCCTCACCATCCGGTCTTCAAGGAGTCCAGCACGACCACGAAGATCCGGCCCGTGTTCGATGGTTCTGCCAAGACGACGTCGAATTTCTCGCTGAACGAGGCGCTGATGGTTGGTCCGGTTCTCCAGGACCCGTTGTTCGATTTGGTGCTGCGCTTTCGGAAGAAGCAGGTAGCCCTGGTTGCGGACATCGAGAAGATGTACCTGCAGGTTAAGGTCCATCCGGACGATACCCCTCTGCAGCGGATTCTGTGGAGGCCTTCGCCGTCGGAGCCAATAAGGACGTACGAGATGCTACGGGTGACGTTTGGGTTGGCCCCATCGTCATACCTTGCCACGCGCTGTATGCAGCAGCTGGCGCAGGACGAAGGAGAGGTGTATTCACGTGCGAAGGAAGCACTGTTGCGTGACTTCTACGTGGACGATTTCATCGGCGGAGCGGACTCCGAAGAAGAAGCGCTGTTGTTGCGGCAGGAGCTGGAGCAGCTGTTGCCGAAGGGTGGATTTAGGCTGCGCAAGTGGGTGTCAAACGCCACAGGGGCGTTGGCAGGGCTGGCTGCGGACGATTTGGGTACGCAGACCACGCTCAGTTTCGACCAGGAGCAGGTGAAGACGCTGGGAATAAACTGGCAGCCAGGGCCAGACGTTCTCGGCATCGATGTCACGGGTTTGTCCGTGAATGGGCAATGGACCAGACGGAAGGTCTATTCGGTCATTGCACAACTTTGGGATCCAACTGGGATCACTGCTCCGGTCATTTCGTGGGCCAAGATTCGAATGCAGCTGCTGTGGGTCGCGACTCAAGGCTGGGACGACCCATTGAGACCGGATTTGGCCGGGAGGTGGACTGAGTTCTACCAGCAGTTGCCGGAGTTGTCGAAGATTTCGGTCGACAGGTGCGCTTTCGTGGAAAATCCGGTCCATGTCGAGTTTCACGTGTTCGCGGATGCGTCCGAAGCGGCCTACGGAGCGTGCATCTACGCTCGATCGATCAGCCAGTCGGGGCTGGTCAAAATTTCGCTGTTGGCGGCCAAGTCACGCCCCGCAGGGTTGAAAAAGGTCACCCTGGCGAGGTTGGAGCTGTGTGCAGCTTTGATGGCAGCAAGGCTGTACCGGAAGGTCGTGCAAGCCCTCAAGATGGAGGGCACGGAGAGTTGGTTCTGGTCGGACTCGACAGTCGTGCTGGCGTGGCTGAGGTCACCGTCGTACGTGTGGCCCACGTTCGTTGCGAACCGAGTCTCGCACATCCAGGAGTTGACGAAAAGGCATCGCTGGAACCACGTCAAGGGGACTGAAAACCCAGCGGATCTCGTTTCCCGTGGAGTCATGCCGAAAGATCTCGTTGGATTGCGGCTGTGGTTCTACGGTCCGAAGTGGTTGGAGTCGTTCGAGGAGTACTGGAGCAGAGTGAAGCATTTGGAAGTCGACGAGCCTGCTGAGGAGTTGCTGGAGAAGAGAAAGAACGTGCTGGTCGTGTCTGCTTCCCCGGAACCTCACCCGCTCATCGATCGTTACGGCAGTTACTGGAAGCTGCTGAGGATTACGGCGTACTGCGTGAGGTTTGTCCGGAGATGTCAGCGTCGCAAGCAGCCCCCTAGAACCCCATTTCTCACCGTTGGAGATTTGAAGGAGGCAAAGTTCGCTCTCGTGCGCGGCGTGCAGCAGGAACCCTTCGCCGCGGAGATCAAGGCGCTCGCAAACCATCGACTCGTTCCGGCTCACTCGTCGCTGAAGCTGCTCAACCCGTTTCTCGACCAGCAGGGCATTCTGCGCGTTGGTGGCCGGCTTGGACTCGCAGGCGAAGCGTACTCTACCCGACACCCCATGATCCTTCCCAGCAGCAACGTTTTCACGCGACAAATGGCGGTCGCGTACCACGAAACTTCGCTCCACTCTGGCCCTCGTATGACGCTCGCTCAAATTCGGCACGAATTTTGGCCATTGAACGGCAAACAATTGGCAACTTACACATTTCGCAACTGTGTGCGCTGTTTCCGTACCAACCCTGTCCCTATAAAGCAACCCCCTGGTCAACTCCCAAAACCTCGAACAACCCCCTCTCGCCCATTTACCGTCACCGGCGTAGACTATTGTGGCCCTGTCTACCTGAAGCCCGTACACCGTCGAGCAGCTGCGCAGAAGGCGTACATCGCGGTCTTCGTGTGCTTCAGCACGAAAGCGGTCCACCTGGAGCTGGTGGGGGACTTGACCACCGCTGCGTTTCTTGCTGCCCTGCGTCGTTTTGTTTCTCGCCGAGGTCTACCGTCCGAGATCCACTCGGACAACGGTCTCAACTTCCAGGGAGCAAGCAACCACCTGCGCGAGCTGTACGAGCTGCTTCGAGATACCAAGGTGATCACGGAGATCACAAGCGAAGCGTCCCGCCGTGGGATCGAGTGGAAGTTCATCCCGCCGAGAGCGCCGAACTTCGGTGGCCTATGGGAGGCGGCCGTGAAGTCGGCCAAGACGTCACTCGTCCGTGTGCTGGGTCAACGACAACTCACCTTCGAGGACATGGCGACCGTCCTCACCCAGATCGAAGCGGCCATGAATTCGCGCCCGCTTACCCCGTTGTCGGAGGACCCAGACGAACTGGACGTGCTCACGCCCGGGCACTTCCTCGCCGGATCGTCGCTGCTAGCGATTCCGGATCCGGACTACACGGACGTTCCCACGAACCGGCTGCAACACTACCAGCAATTGCAACAGCTGGTGCAGCAACACTGGAAGCGGTGGAGGCGGGAGTACATCTCGCAGCTCCACAACCAGAACCAGAAATTCCCGCGAGCAACCCAGCTGAAGGCTGGACAGATGGTGATCCTCAAGGAGGACAACAAGGCGGCTATCGAGTGGCCCCTCGCGCGGATCGTTGAGGTCTACCCAGGCTCCGACGGCGTCGTCCGCGTGGTGAAGCTGCGTTTGCCGAACGGTGCGGTATACAAGCGTCAGTCCGCACGGATTTGTTTGCTGCCATTCGAGAAGGACTCGGCGGTGCAGCTCATGAACGCCTTCAACCCTCCACCGACACAAGGCGCAGCGTAGGAGGAAGATCGCCGTCAACTGTCAACCCTACGGCGCAACGGAGTTGGTGAAGAAGGcgtcaagaagaaaaaatgaatttttaaagtgCTAGTTTTAAGTAGGTTTAGTTTCCAAGTTTAAATTCTTAGAGAATTTAAGGTGGCCGGCATGTTTGGTTGCAGAGTAAAATTGACTCGCCACCCTGTCGTGTAGCATAAATTCTCTTGCTATAATTTGCGTACATACACGGCAGGGTGGTGGTAGTGGTAGACTTGATCGTCGCGATCACGCGCACAATTGCACCGTTTTTCTGCATTCCTCTTCACACTGCCTGGGCCAAATATCAGTTGAAATAAATCGTCGTCGCGGTCGGATCGCGTTGCGTGGAGaggttttgtttacctttcggACTTAGTAGAATAAAGTCTCGGTCGAAGGAATAAAATTGTAGTTTTTACCAAGAAAAGATCGTTTCTGTTGTTACCTGTGGAAGAAGAAAACTTACCTGCTACTTACCCGTTGACCGCCGTGAAAGCTGGTCCTCTCTGCTGTTCTGGAATTCGTTTGCCTGGAAAAGAAGAAAGTGTCGCCATCGTAGTTCTGCCTGCTGTGGGAGAAAAAATATTCTGCTGCCGCTGCTAGAAAACTGGAACGCTGAAAGGTACTTACCTGTGGGACCTGAAAAGAAATAAGGAAGGAAGCGGGACGGGAACAGGATCGGAAGGAGACGGAAAACACAGAGGACGACACaacgcacaaacacacaacacacgacAAAAAACACAACGTAGAAATTAGACGTCCAACGAACAGGATAAAATCAGGTGAGCGCGGATTTCGAGGTTGGCCAATTCACGGGTCCGAAcagacctcaaacttcaaagcccgttttaccccacttccctttgttgtagagggctcatgtttggcatgagttcatctcatgcatagacaaacaaacgctgaaagtttcatccaaatcggagtaactcgatacgacctgttacacattggtgaaaaactcgctcttaagttatttgcgaaacattaaaatgttatgttttcatctaattttctttgaactttcaatgtgatttttggacaatataaaaagcatttattgatattgtaagtgttgatttaaaaagtttttgctacaattttcattattcatgtcatagatgagtccaaaaacatttaaataatgtatttttaattaaattttctgcaaaaagcgtgatcGGAGGAAAATGCACGGATGTgatgctcctttgtaaaaacagcggtgtcatctagtggtgactagtgaaaactgatttaacccggtgcattttgccccgttgttggggtgcattttgcctcgttgttgtagtgcattttgccccaaagttggggtgcatattgccccgcatggttattttaaatgaatcatatttttttttagaaatttgatattttagatcaattttgaggtttttaaagacttttttcacgTTGATGACGAAGAATATTAGTTAAGTTGGAACATTGAACAAAATTCTTTCATAGAAATGCTATAAtagttgagaaatcacagttttctctagggggtgcatattaccccctctcttCCTATCCTAATGAATGCACatctcgtgtttttttttagttataggTGCTAGTGATacattaaatgtttttatttgtcaattaatttaaaaaatgactaTAAATAAAGTTAGtatttaaatcgattttttatgaGAGAAACCTTTTATTGAACaacctttgaaaaataaatttaaatttcgtcAATGGCATTCAAGATATAGTAATTCGCGTTTTCATATTAAAAGGTattatgtacataggaaacccatggcgcattggttgttttgaaaaagtaatctagaattcaGATCCATAGGAAATCATTTTAGTATCTCTGTAAATACAATTTCTTTCTGAAcgatttttatttgagtttctcTTTATACATATACCAAAGCCATAACTAGATAGTTCAGAGTCAAttgctttttcttaaaaaacaaaaaaaaatccaaattattcCATCTAGCACAAGTAAATCCATCTCATTTACTATAAAAGAGGAaatgatttcatttttattttagacacatttttgaattcgCAACCCAGCAAAATCTTCGAAAGTAGATTATCATACAATTAAGCGCACACTGGGCCCAAAGTTTTTGCTCCAGACAGAAATTCCGCTCCTGGGAATGAAAACTCCTTCATCTCCCCCCACCCCACTGAAGTGCACCTTATGCAAGCAGCTTTTCATTCAGTTATCTTTCGTGGAAAGATTTTTCTTCCCGTTCACTGTTCGTTTTTCAAGCTGAGCATTCACTTTATTTTATAGCTCTCAAATGGGTTAAATTTACAATCGGGTTAAATTTTATTGCTGTTAATGGGAGGGATTTAGTGAGCTCCGTAATCGCTAAACTTTAGCTATAAAAGATTAAATCTAGCGTAGGAAAAAAGAACGGCGATAGTGGGATTCgtcga
Coding sequences:
- the LOC120425231 gene encoding uncharacterized protein LOC120425231; this encodes MPKKVSYKLKIRNTILASLNRADKFLQNFVLEKHADQVQSRLDAVNQAWAEFEALQLEIETIEEEDLKEEDDATAMEEEHERVREQFEGLYHKVRAGLKSRLPSGVASGSSACVARAGIQLPKITLPKFSGEYDEWLPFHDTFKSLIHENVDLTAIQKFHYLRDCLIGEAKKMINSSEFSAKSYQVVWDLLVKRHANKYLQKKRYVNGLLQFPRVKGVSSSSIHDVVDHFSRCTQILDQLGEVTGGWGVMLTQLLVSKLDDVTQKEWEALAAKKEDPQFTDVIAFLEERTKVLDAVAVDQLLGSQRGSPSVSSVPAAQPKKSFPKLTVNAASDSSSPKCRMCSGPHLLSSCSDFKKLSLDGRNRLVLSKRLCRNCLWSGHFVRDCHVRSRCSSCSEKHNTLLHPVGRTGSGSTLSTAVTGDSQEGGSRSLTAPTAQPQAVTSSVATIYAANVAAESWKVHVFLSTVLVAVKDCHGRLHTARALLDSGSQANLISERLCQILRLPRKKVSVPISGVGSSRMQVDSSVSAIVSSRVTNYTVPMECLVLKKVTEDQPSATIPIDQWNLPSDMVLADPGFHKRAPIDLLLGLEFFYEFLLLNGGRVQIQRPGEGLPLFVNTVFGWIAAGKTDLGSLNPVPSCHVSVNATLEEKIERFWTIEELQEAPKRSQEEQDCEEHFQATFSRDVTGRYVVRLPKRMGFEKMVGESRNMAVRRLMQLERRLGKDESLRKRYNEAIQAYLDQDHMKVVSEEELKGDKRLECYLPHHPVFKESSTTTKIRPVFDGSAKTTSNFSLNEALMVGPVLQDPLFDLVLRFRKKQVALVADIEKMYLQVKVHPDDTPLQRILWRPSPSEPIRTYEMLRVTFGLAPSSYLATRCMQQLAQDEGEVYSRAKEALLRDFYVDDFIGGADSEEEALLLRQELEQLLPKGGFRLRKWVSNATGALAGLAADDLGTQTTLSFDQEQVKTLGINWQPGPDVLGIDVTGLSVNGQWTRRKVYSVIAQLWDPTGITAPVISWAKIRMQLLWVATQGWDDPLRPDLAGRWTEFYQQLPELSKISVDRCAFVENPVHVEFHVFADASEAAYGACIYARSISQSGLVKISLLAAKSRPAGLKKVTLARLELCAALMAARLYRKVVQALKMEGTESWFWSDSTVVLAWLRSPSYVWPTFVANRVSHIQELTKRHRWNHVKGTENPADLVSRGVMPKDLVGLRLWFYGPKWLESFEEYWSRVKHLEVDEPAEELLEKRKNVLVVSASPEPHPLIDRYGSYWKLLRITAYCVRFVRRCQRRKQPPRTPFLTVGDLKEAKFALVRGVQQEPFAAEIKALANHRLVPAHSSLKLLNPFLDQQGILRVGGRLGLAGEAYSTRHPMILPSSNVFTRQMAVAYHETSLHSGPHYCGPVYLKPVHRRAAAQKAYIAVFVCFSTKAVHLELVGDLTTAAFLAALRRFVSRRGLPSEIHSDNGLNFQGASNHLRELYELLRDTKVITEITSEASRRGIEWKFIPPRAPNFGGLWEAAVKSAKTSLVRVLGQRQLTFEDMATVLTQIEAAMNSRPLTPLSEDPDELDVLTPGHFLAGSSLLAIPDPDYTDVPTNRLQHYQQLQQLVQQHWKRWRREYISQLHNQNQKFPRATQLKAGQMVILKEDNKAAIEWPLARIVEVYPGSDGVVRVVKLRLPNGAVYKRQSARICLLPFEKDSAVQLMNAFNPPPTQGAA